Proteins encoded together in one Ipomoea triloba cultivar NCNSP0323 chromosome 4, ASM357664v1 window:
- the LOC116016929 gene encoding protein NUCLEAR FUSION DEFECTIVE 4 isoform X2 codes for MGATAVDGGSRSSEPLRFFLHFVRGRWFSLFASFLIMAGAGATYLFGVYSKEIKSSLGYDQTTLNLLGFFKDLGANVGVLSGLLAEVSPTWFVLLVGAGLNFAGYFVIWLSVTGKIAKPAVWQMCLYICIGANSQNFANTGALVTSVRNFPESRGAMIGLLKGFTGLSGAIMTQLYLAVYGNDSKSLILLIGWLPAALSVVFVYTIREMKVIRDKSELKMFYICLISTIVLALFLMVITIFQKVASFSAAGYDASAAVSCLLLFVPLVFFVKHELALWQKRKTANEENPTTKITVQTPPPPTSEGNEANRKDPKVSWLANIFFHKPKRGEDYTILQALLSTDMLILFVATFCGMGSSLTAVDNMGQIGESLGYPTKTIKTFVSLLSIWNFFGRIFSGFFSESLLVKYKFPRPLMMTLVLLLSCIGLLLIAFPTPDSLYIASIVIGFSFGAQLPLLFTIISELFGLKYYSTLFNCGQLASPIGTYVLNVMITGHLYDKEARNDLAKRGLTRADVKELTCIGPHCYRLAFIILACVTFFGAISSLILVARTREFYRGDIYKKFREQAEQEVEMPVTTSDASKR; via the coding sequence ATGGGAGCAACGGCGGTGGATGGTGGTAGCAGAAGCAGCGAGCCCCTCCGGTTCTTTCTCCATTTCGTTCGAGGACGATGGTTCTCTCTATTTGCCTCGTTCTTGATCATGGCTGGGGCGGGAGCCACGTATCTGTTTGGAGTGTATTCCAAGGAGATAAAATCGTCTCTCGGGTATGACCAAACCACGCTTAACCTCCTAGGATTTTTCAAGGATCTCGGGGCCAATGTTGGAGTGTTGTCGGGCCTTCTTGCTGAGGTCTCGCCAACGTGGTTTGTTTTGCTAGTTGGTGCAGGCCTGAACTTTGCGGGCTACTTTGTTATATGGCTGTCAGTAACGGGAAAGATTGCCAAGCCGGCGGTCTGGCAAATGTGTTTGTACATTTGCATTGGTGCGAATTCTCAGAACTTCGCTAACACGGGTGCTCTAGTCACGTCTGTTCGAAACTTCCCCGAGTCCCGGGGGGCTATGATCGGCCTCCTGAAAGGCTTCACCGGGCTAAGTGGTGCCATCATGACTCAGCTCTACTTGGCTGTCTATGGGAATGATTCCAAGTCACTTATCCTGCTCATCGGTTGGCTCCCAGCCGCGTTATCAGTGGTTTTTGTGTACACAATTCGAGAAATGAAGGTGATTAGGGATAAGAGTGAGCTCAAAATGTTCTACATTTGCTTGATTTCAACCATCGTCCTCGCCTTGTTTCTAATGGTCATTACAATCTTCCAAAAAGTGGCTTCGTTTTCTGCAGCAGGCTATGATGCTAGCGCTGCTGTTTCGTGTTTGCTACTTTTTGTCCCTCTGGTGTTCTTCGTTAAACACGAATTAGCCCTCTGGCAGAAGAGGAAAACGGCCAACGAGGAGAATCCGACTACTAAGATAACTGTCCAAACGCCCCCGCCTCCAACATCAGAGGGAAATGAGGCAAACCGAAAAGATCCCAAAGTCTCTTGGTTAGCCAATATTTTCTTCCACAAACCGAAAAGAGGAGAAGACTATACTATCCTGCAGGCTCTTCTGAGCACTGATATGCTGATTCTCTTCGTAGCCACGTTCTGCGGGATGGGATCGAGCCTAACAGCAGTGGACAACATGGGACAGATCGGTGAATCGCTAGGATACCCCACGAAGACGATCAAAACCTTCGTGTCCCTCCTCAGTATATGGAACTTCTTTGGCAGGATTTTCTCGGGATTCTTCTCAGAGTCACTCCTCGTCAAGTACAAGTTCCCGAGGCCCCTGATGATGACACTAGTCCTCCTCTTATCCTGCATCGGCCTCCTCCTCATCGCCTTCCCAACCCCCGACTCCCTCTACATTGCCTCCATCGTCATCGGCTTCTCCTTTGGCGCCCAGCTCCCGCTCCTCTTCACCATCATCTCCGAGCTCTTCGGGCTCAAATACTACTCCACGCTGTTCAACTGCGGGCAGCTGGCTAGCCCCATCGGGACATACGTGCTCAACGTGATGATCACCGGGCATTTATACGACAAGGAGGCTCGCAATGATCTCGCCAAGAGAGGGCTAACCAGGGCAGATGTGAAGGAGCTTACATGCATCGGCCCCCATTGTTATCGTCTCGCTTTCATCATTCTGGCCTGTGTAACGTTCTTTGGGGCAATTTCGTCCCTGATTCTTGTAGCGAGGACTCGGGAGTTTTACCGAGGGGATATATACAAGAAGTTTAGGGAGCAGGCGGAGCAGGAAGTAGAAATGCCGGTGACAACCAGCGATGCTAGTAAGAGGTAG
- the LOC116015583 gene encoding SHUGOSHIN 1-like, protein MPFSRMKGNKMAKRSSFGSIVRKRLSDVTNSLPQPKSPIHLQNDASSAKDYIDYLVKENMALVKLIQDKKKIIELSANELKKLRVNLQKMQLQNWHLAQSNSHMLAELNLNKEKLKSLQHEIACKEALSKAKSLEVKEQESISGTMNEGKDGEAAEGNSLPNAESKPSKSNRPLRARRCRSMSHSTASPEAAKEKAAEKRRRLRRQSASYRMQQEQQEPVEDLFELEDITKQIVDDPNAPLHSCSANAEKDGSGVVGQASNRTSIGRPLRKAAEKVQSYKEIPINIKMRRAD, encoded by the exons ATGCCATTTAGCAGAATGAAAGGGAACAAAATGGCAAAACGGTCGTCTTTTGGAAGCATTGTGAGGAAGAGGCTCTCAGACGTCACAAACTCTCTGCCGCAACCCAAATCCCCTATCCATCTCCAAAATGATGCTTCTTCGGCTAAGGACTACATCGATTATCTTGTAAAG GAAAACATGGCATTGGTGAAACTCATTCAAGACAAAAA AAAGATAATAGAATTGAGCGCAAATGAACTTAAGAAACTGAGGGTTAATCTTCAGAAAATGCAGCTGCAGAACTGGCATCTTGCTCAATCAAACAGTCATATGCTGGCG GAGCTCAACTTGAATAAAGAAAAG TTAAAGTCTCTTCAACATGAGATTGCTTGCAAGGAAGCTCTTTCCAAAGCAAAGAGTCTGGAAGTAAAG GAACAAGAAAGTATCAGTGGTACTATGAATGAGGGGAAG GATGGGGAAGCTGCAGAAGGGAATTCCCTACCAAATGCAGAGAGCAAACCGAGTAAAAGCAACAGGCCGCTTCGTGCCAGAAGATGTCGAT CTATGAGCCATTCAACTGCCTCACCAGAAGCTGCAAAAGAAAAAGCTGCTGAAAAACG GCGCCGTTTAAGGAGGCAGTCAGCTAGTTATAGAATGCAGCAGGAGCAGCAGGAACCAGTTGAGGACTTGTTTGAGTTGGAAGATATTACAAAGCAAATCGTCGATGATCCAAATGCTCCTTTGCATTCTTGTTCTGCCAATGCAGAAAAGGATGGTTCTGGAGTTGTAGGTCAAGCATCAAACAGAACTTCTATTGGAAGGCCATTGAGGAAAGCAGCTGAGAAGGTTCAGTCCTACAAAGAAATTCCCATTAATATCAAAATGAGAAGAGCAGATTAA
- the LOC116015582 gene encoding uncharacterized protein LOC116015582 yields the protein MTTDTDEPLDFEYEDPPAISNKKKKVIGLDDLLNDFHKENKKVTKRSKVQKAYDSDDDIDAREATFHNCVNEFQAKMNQIKADDEMPLWGLQVFGYQKTLPKLDFPELKRCRFLQSFLKNELNSLVELKTDEGQSFLQGLLKDGWLLKLISSHGQLERSIAKWSFNMLLYSPQQQLGAAACSFWCRILLSKTEIDLQHFEIEWLPDYSELIRALDVYGFLLDAPSKSSSSMELDHLDSDSSGPPQNIRSWIKFVSVICKVRNICSVFSTEEVEDLIVVMICMFMDRQLLGLSLILDECLHSLISFFSDSEFDVSCVKIAKSLACRLATDISCLRAVDSISVLDARSKRLKSAVAFEFLVACFDSKVSDAEGILKSIIAINLRDESFDLQKMYIYLILVENWLFCDPMLKDNPELIEMWAVCLRNCTCQISSTDLRSYALKVRNKASYLSQGNAKKWFLESGN from the exons ATGACAACGGACACTGATGAACCGTTGGACTTCGAGTACGAAGACCCCCCAGCCATttcaaataaaaa gAAAAAGGTTATAGGTTTAGATGACCTGTTAAATGACTTCCACAAGGAGAATAAGAAGGTTACTAAACGTTCAAAGGTCCAAAAGGCCTATGATTCCGATGATGACATTGATGCCAGAGAAGCTACATTTCATAACTGTGTTAATGAGTTCCAAGCAAAG ATGAATCAAATAAAGGCCGATGATGAAATGCCTTTGTGGGGTCTTCAAGTTTTTGGATATCAG AAAACTTTGCCAAAACTGGATTTTCCTGAGCTAAAGAGGTGCAGGTTTCTGCAATCTTTCCTGAAAAACGAGCTTAATTCATTGGTAGAACTCAAAACAGATGAAG GACAGAGTTTCCTTCAGGGGTTGCTCAAAGATGGATGGCTTTTGAAATTAATCAGCTCTCATGGTCAACTTGAAAGATCCATTGCAAAATGGAGTTTTAATATGT TGCTATATTCACCACAACAACAGTTAGGAGCTGCCGCATGCAGCTTTTGGTGTCGCATTCTCTTGTCTAAAACTGAG ATTGACCTACAACACTTTGAAATTGAATGGTTACCAGACTATTCAGAACTAATAAGAGCCCTTGATGTATATGGCTTTCTATTGGATGCACCTTCAAAGTCATCATCATCCATGGAACTTGACCATTTAG ATTCTGATTCTTCTGGTCCACCACAAAATATAAGGTCTTGGATAAAGTTTGTTTCTGTTATTTGCAAAGTAAG GAACATATGTTCAGTCTTCTCAACTGAAGAGGTAGAAGACCTGATAGTAGTGATGATCTGTATGTTTATGGATCGGCAACTTCTAGGCCTCTCCCTAATCTTGGATGAGTGTCTTCACTCGCTTATTAGCTTTTTTAGTGACAGTGAATTTGATGTCAGCTGTGTCAAAATAGCTAAGTCCCTTGCCTGCAG ACTGGCTACTGATATCTCTTGCTTGAGAGCTGTGGATAGCATTTCAGTGCTTGATGCTCGTAGTAAGCGTTTAAAAAGTGCAGTAGCCTTTGAGTTTCTTGTAGCATGTTTTGATAGTAAG GTATCTGATGCAGAAGGGATCTTAAAGTCTATAATTGCTATTAATCTGAGAGATGAGAGCTTTGATCTTcagaaaatgtatatatacctGATATTGGTAGAAAACTGGCTTTTCTGTGACCCAATGCTAAAAGACAATCCCGAACTAATTGAGATGTGGGCAGTATGTCTGCGGAACTGCACCTGCCAAATCAGCAGCACAGATTTGAGGTCTTATGCTTTAAAG GTGAGGAATAAGGCTTCATATCTTTCTCAGGGCAATGCCAAAAAATG GTTTCTTGAATCTGGGAATTGA
- the LOC116016929 gene encoding protein NUCLEAR FUSION DEFECTIVE 4 isoform X1, protein MNGLSYLGCFGTLRIPDLAKVMGATAVDGGSRSSEPLRFFLHFVRGRWFSLFASFLIMAGAGATYLFGVYSKEIKSSLGYDQTTLNLLGFFKDLGANVGVLSGLLAEVSPTWFVLLVGAGLNFAGYFVIWLSVTGKIAKPAVWQMCLYICIGANSQNFANTGALVTSVRNFPESRGAMIGLLKGFTGLSGAIMTQLYLAVYGNDSKSLILLIGWLPAALSVVFVYTIREMKVIRDKSELKMFYICLISTIVLALFLMVITIFQKVASFSAAGYDASAAVSCLLLFVPLVFFVKHELALWQKRKTANEENPTTKITVQTPPPPTSEGNEANRKDPKVSWLANIFFHKPKRGEDYTILQALLSTDMLILFVATFCGMGSSLTAVDNMGQIGESLGYPTKTIKTFVSLLSIWNFFGRIFSGFFSESLLVKYKFPRPLMMTLVLLLSCIGLLLIAFPTPDSLYIASIVIGFSFGAQLPLLFTIISELFGLKYYSTLFNCGQLASPIGTYVLNVMITGHLYDKEARNDLAKRGLTRADVKELTCIGPHCYRLAFIILACVTFFGAISSLILVARTREFYRGDIYKKFREQAEQEVEMPVTTSDASKR, encoded by the exons ATGAATGGTTTAAGCTATTTGGGATGTTTTGGAACACTCAGGATCCCAGATTT GGCGAAAGTAATGGGAGCAACGGCGGTGGATGGTGGTAGCAGAAGCAGCGAGCCCCTCCGGTTCTTTCTCCATTTCGTTCGAGGACGATGGTTCTCTCTATTTGCCTCGTTCTTGATCATGGCTGGGGCGGGAGCCACGTATCTGTTTGGAGTGTATTCCAAGGAGATAAAATCGTCTCTCGGGTATGACCAAACCACGCTTAACCTCCTAGGATTTTTCAAGGATCTCGGGGCCAATGTTGGAGTGTTGTCGGGCCTTCTTGCTGAGGTCTCGCCAACGTGGTTTGTTTTGCTAGTTGGTGCAGGCCTGAACTTTGCGGGCTACTTTGTTATATGGCTGTCAGTAACGGGAAAGATTGCCAAGCCGGCGGTCTGGCAAATGTGTTTGTACATTTGCATTGGTGCGAATTCTCAGAACTTCGCTAACACGGGTGCTCTAGTCACGTCTGTTCGAAACTTCCCCGAGTCCCGGGGGGCTATGATCGGCCTCCTGAAAGGCTTCACCGGGCTAAGTGGTGCCATCATGACTCAGCTCTACTTGGCTGTCTATGGGAATGATTCCAAGTCACTTATCCTGCTCATCGGTTGGCTCCCAGCCGCGTTATCAGTGGTTTTTGTGTACACAATTCGAGAAATGAAGGTGATTAGGGATAAGAGTGAGCTCAAAATGTTCTACATTTGCTTGATTTCAACCATCGTCCTCGCCTTGTTTCTAATGGTCATTACAATCTTCCAAAAAGTGGCTTCGTTTTCTGCAGCAGGCTATGATGCTAGCGCTGCTGTTTCGTGTTTGCTACTTTTTGTCCCTCTGGTGTTCTTCGTTAAACACGAATTAGCCCTCTGGCAGAAGAGGAAAACGGCCAACGAGGAGAATCCGACTACTAAGATAACTGTCCAAACGCCCCCGCCTCCAACATCAGAGGGAAATGAGGCAAACCGAAAAGATCCCAAAGTCTCTTGGTTAGCCAATATTTTCTTCCACAAACCGAAAAGAGGAGAAGACTATACTATCCTGCAGGCTCTTCTGAGCACTGATATGCTGATTCTCTTCGTAGCCACGTTCTGCGGGATGGGATCGAGCCTAACAGCAGTGGACAACATGGGACAGATCGGTGAATCGCTAGGATACCCCACGAAGACGATCAAAACCTTCGTGTCCCTCCTCAGTATATGGAACTTCTTTGGCAGGATTTTCTCGGGATTCTTCTCAGAGTCACTCCTCGTCAAGTACAAGTTCCCGAGGCCCCTGATGATGACACTAGTCCTCCTCTTATCCTGCATCGGCCTCCTCCTCATCGCCTTCCCAACCCCCGACTCCCTCTACATTGCCTCCATCGTCATCGGCTTCTCCTTTGGCGCCCAGCTCCCGCTCCTCTTCACCATCATCTCCGAGCTCTTCGGGCTCAAATACTACTCCACGCTGTTCAACTGCGGGCAGCTGGCTAGCCCCATCGGGACATACGTGCTCAACGTGATGATCACCGGGCATTTATACGACAAGGAGGCTCGCAATGATCTCGCCAAGAGAGGGCTAACCAGGGCAGATGTGAAGGAGCTTACATGCATCGGCCCCCATTGTTATCGTCTCGCTTTCATCATTCTGGCCTGTGTAACGTTCTTTGGGGCAATTTCGTCCCTGATTCTTGTAGCGAGGACTCGGGAGTTTTACCGAGGGGATATATACAAGAAGTTTAGGGAGCAGGCGGAGCAGGAAGTAGAAATGCCGGTGACAACCAGCGATGCTAGTAAGAGGTAG